The Pedobacter mucosus genome window below encodes:
- a CDS encoding tetratricopeptide repeat protein, with translation MSKGYIFLLLLLSGLASFGQLTPIQNAAKDSNMVKQLFFTGLREKMSENYTAASTNFSKILSLDPTNDAAYFELANANLRLDKLSDAEINIKQAIKLNGKNQWYLRLLTEVYKRSNKLPALIEVFNQLIILDSDNDAYYFDKANAQFLSDQAEEAKKTYQLIENKFGESKELTNAKRRFKQSANTPDSDIVKLLEGNQADTKNYLYAAGLLLQKGNDIEALKVLLKAQLLEPANFEVNLGLADVYRRQKNDDAAFASLKLAFESGEMPLTEKVKIIAALFSKLDQPIVAKNVTALSKLVAEKNPSDAKALALYADVLYQQNKLPDALAQYQAALKQSEQIYAVWEQVINIHTLLGHYNDATKVADEALTIYPNQAGLYYYLAYALYKTNKFDDAQKNLKTALTLNLDNKSFQAQVYALQGDIYINQNNFVSAKSAFENALAAEPDNYLIMNNYAYYLALKNDDLAKAANYAELAAKALPSNASVIDTYAFILFKQQKYGAAKIWIEKALQNNSDKNSVYLERYGDILYLNGEKDAALTQWQKAKQAGNSSEILTKKINEKKYFK, from the coding sequence ATGAGTAAAGGGTATATATTTCTGTTATTGTTATTATCTGGGCTTGCAAGTTTCGGACAGCTTACTCCTATTCAAAATGCTGCAAAGGATAGCAACATGGTTAAGCAATTGTTCTTTACGGGTTTGAGAGAGAAAATGTCGGAAAATTATACGGCAGCATCAACTAATTTTTCTAAAATTTTAAGTCTAGATCCAACTAATGACGCCGCTTATTTTGAACTGGCAAATGCCAATTTGCGTTTAGATAAATTATCAGACGCTGAAATAAATATTAAACAAGCCATTAAATTAAATGGTAAAAATCAATGGTATTTAAGGTTGCTTACCGAGGTTTATAAGCGCAGTAATAAATTGCCAGCGTTAATTGAAGTGTTTAATCAATTAATTATACTCGATTCTGATAATGATGCTTATTATTTTGACAAAGCAAATGCCCAGTTTCTCTCTGATCAAGCAGAGGAAGCAAAAAAAACTTACCAGCTTATTGAAAATAAATTTGGTGAATCGAAAGAATTAACGAATGCTAAAAGGCGCTTTAAACAAAGTGCTAATACACCCGATAGCGACATTGTTAAACTTTTAGAAGGTAATCAGGCCGATACAAAAAACTATTTGTATGCTGCAGGCTTATTATTACAAAAAGGAAATGATATAGAAGCTTTAAAGGTTTTGTTAAAAGCCCAACTTTTAGAGCCCGCTAATTTTGAAGTTAATTTAGGATTAGCTGATGTTTATCGGCGGCAGAAAAATGATGATGCTGCTTTTGCTTCTTTAAAATTAGCTTTTGAAAGTGGAGAAATGCCATTAACAGAAAAGGTGAAAATTATAGCAGCATTATTTTCAAAATTAGATCAGCCAATTGTTGCAAAAAATGTAACAGCACTTAGTAAATTAGTTGCTGAAAAAAATCCTTCAGATGCAAAAGCATTGGCTCTTTATGCCGATGTGCTTTATCAACAAAATAAGCTGCCTGATGCTTTGGCTCAATACCAAGCAGCGTTGAAACAGAGTGAACAAATATATGCGGTTTGGGAACAGGTGATTAACATTCACACGCTTTTAGGCCATTATAATGATGCAACAAAAGTAGCAGATGAGGCACTTACCATTTATCCAAACCAGGCAGGTTTGTATTATTATTTGGCTTATGCATTGTATAAAACCAATAAGTTTGATGATGCTCAAAAGAATTTAAAAACAGCATTAACGTTAAATTTAGATAATAAAAGTTTCCAGGCACAGGTTTATGCTTTGCAAGGCGATATTTATATTAATCAGAATAACTTCGTTTCAGCTAAGTCGGCCTTTGAAAATGCACTCGCTGCAGAGCCCGACAATTACCTTATCATGAATAATTATGCCTATTACCTTGCATTAAAAAATGATGATTTAGCTAAAGCAGCAAACTACGCCGAACTTGCCGCGAAGGCTTTGCCTAGCAATGCTTCTGTAATCGATACATATGCATTTATATTATTTAAGCAACAAAAGTATGGTGCGGCTAAAATTTGGATCGAAAAAGCATTACAAAACAATAGCGACAAGAATAGTGTTTATTTGGAACGCTACGGTGATATTCTCTATTTAAACGGAGAAAAAGATGCCGCATTAACCCAGTGGCAGAAAGCAAAACAAGCTGGTAACAGTTCTGAAATATTAACGAAAAAGATAAATGAAAAAAAATATTTTAAATAG
- a CDS encoding amidohydrolase family protein, translated as MHNFISADWIFPITSNPIKDGVIELNLQGDIVQVLSKTEALNLKVNIVKYNGAIVPGFINTHCHLELSHMLGQIPEKTGLVEFVQSVIKNRNADAEQISRAMEDADTQMQKNGIVAVGDIANQVISKEVKLKSKLHYYTFVEAMGFNPERADAIMDYAKEIATAFNPLISSVVPHAPYSVSPALLQLINENAKKENAIISIHNQETKSENLFFKDKTGSFLDLYKFLQLDISFFQPTGKTSIQSWLPFVNNQKILLVHNTEISKADIDFAKQTNNDLYWCLCPQANLYIENTLPDVDLLIDEGLKITLGTDSLASNHQLNILSEMKTLQQYKKVDFEKLLKWATLNGAEFLSLDDKFGSIEVGKRPGLNLIQLSDDFIIGSDQVEKIN; from the coding sequence ATGCATAATTTCATTTCAGCCGATTGGATTTTCCCTATTACAAGCAATCCAATTAAAGATGGAGTAATCGAACTCAATTTGCAAGGCGATATAGTGCAGGTTTTATCTAAAACGGAAGCTTTAAATCTAAAAGTAAATATTGTTAAGTATAACGGCGCAATAGTTCCTGGCTTCATCAATACGCATTGCCATTTAGAATTATCGCATATGTTGGGTCAAATACCAGAAAAAACCGGCTTAGTTGAATTCGTACAAAGCGTAATTAAAAACCGCAATGCCGATGCTGAACAAATTTCGAGGGCGATGGAAGATGCCGATACACAAATGCAAAAAAATGGTATTGTTGCGGTTGGAGATATCGCTAATCAGGTAATATCAAAAGAAGTAAAATTAAAAAGCAAGCTACATTACTATACATTTGTCGAAGCGATGGGCTTTAATCCCGAACGGGCCGATGCGATAATGGATTATGCAAAAGAAATTGCAACAGCATTTAATCCTTTAATTTCGTCGGTTGTTCCTCATGCTCCATATTCCGTTTCGCCCGCATTATTACAATTGATAAATGAGAATGCGAAGAAGGAAAATGCCATAATCAGCATTCATAATCAAGAAACAAAAAGTGAGAATTTATTTTTCAAGGATAAAACCGGCTCCTTTTTAGATTTATACAAGTTCCTCCAATTGGATATTTCTTTCTTCCAACCTACCGGGAAAACGTCGATTCAAAGTTGGTTGCCTTTTGTTAACAATCAAAAGATTTTACTCGTTCATAATACAGAAATAAGCAAAGCTGATATTGATTTTGCGAAACAAACAAATAACGATTTATACTGGTGCCTTTGTCCTCAAGCAAATTTATATATTGAAAATACACTACCTGATGTTGATTTACTAATTGACGAAGGCCTAAAAATTACCTTAGGAACTGATAGTTTAGCTAGTAACCACCAGCTAAACATTCTTTCAGAAATGAAAACTTTACAGCAATATAAAAAAGTAGATTTTGAAAAGCTTTTAAAATGGGCAACATTAAATGGAGCAGAATTTTTATCCCTTGATGATAAATTTGGCAGTATAGAAGTGGGCAAAAGACCTGGATTAAACCTTATTCAATTATCAGATGATTTTATTATTGGCAGTGATCAAGTAGAAAAAATTAATTAA
- the dut gene encoding dUTP diphosphatase, whose amino-acid sequence MEIKIINKSNHPLPQYETAHAAGMDLRASNIEEITLKPLQRLLIPTGLFIELPIGFEAQIRPRSGLAYKHGISIVNAPGTIDADYRGEIKVLLVNLSDTDFVINSGDRIAQMVIAKHETVIWQTVEALGETDRGEGGYGHTGKG is encoded by the coding sequence ATGGAAATAAAAATTATCAATAAATCCAATCATCCTTTACCACAGTATGAAACCGCACATGCAGCAGGCATGGATTTAAGGGCATCGAATATTGAAGAAATTACCTTAAAACCTTTACAGCGTTTATTAATTCCGACAGGATTATTTATAGAATTGCCAATTGGTTTTGAAGCGCAAATAAGACCAAGAAGCGGTTTAGCCTACAAGCATGGAATAAGTATTGTTAATGCTCCCGGAACAATTGATGCAGATTATAGAGGTGAAATAAAAGTATTATTGGTAAATTTATCAGACACAGATTTTGTAATTAACAGTGGCGATAGAATTGCACAAATGGTTATCGCTAAACATGAAACGGTAATTTGGCAAACTGTAGAAGCATTAGGCGAAACGGATAGAGGCGAAGGTGGTTACGGACATACGGGGAAGGGATAA
- a CDS encoding acylphosphatase, producing MKHLNIIITGKVQGVGFRETTKIIANQMMVTGFARNEKDGSVYIEAEAEDIFLEEFVNWCNEGPDRSRVESVVTTEGEVKNYRNFEILKK from the coding sequence ATGAAACACCTTAATATAATAATAACGGGCAAAGTTCAGGGCGTTGGATTTAGAGAAACCACAAAAATTATTGCCAATCAAATGATGGTTACCGGTTTTGCCCGCAATGAAAAAGATGGCTCCGTTTACATTGAAGCAGAGGCTGAAGATATTTTTTTAGAAGAGTTTGTAAATTGGTGTAATGAAGGGCCGGATAGGTCTCGCGTGGAGAGCGTGGTTACAACCGAAGGCGAAGTAAAAAACTATCGTAATTTTGAAATATTAAAAAAGTAG
- a CDS encoding DUF4292 domain-containing protein translates to MKKNILNSLFILSAILLFSACKAKREVVVAPPAKEVVKDNSKADAITLLTNKQLKFNTLALKAKATLDIDGNANDVTMNFRIKDKETIWVSITAAGGIVEVARALITPDSIKILNKLKSEYLKKPFSYIYNFTNKQVNFNTLQAILTGNAAADFLTAQSEIKQNNGVWLVTGNKENLAYRLLFNTLLKVNETNLNDAKNGQALKVTYTDYQKLNEFLFPSAIQINTLSGTKKININLQFTKIDGNVALDFPFSVPKRYTLVK, encoded by the coding sequence ATGAAAAAAAATATTTTAAATAGCCTTTTTATATTAAGCGCAATACTTTTATTTTCTGCATGTAAAGCCAAACGTGAGGTAGTAGTTGCTCCTCCAGCAAAAGAAGTGGTAAAAGATAATTCTAAAGCTGATGCAATAACTTTATTAACAAACAAACAACTTAAATTTAATACGCTTGCTTTAAAAGCAAAAGCCACGCTGGATATTGATGGAAATGCAAACGACGTTACCATGAATTTTCGAATTAAAGATAAAGAAACAATTTGGGTAAGTATTACAGCTGCTGGTGGAATTGTAGAGGTGGCCAGGGCATTAATTACGCCAGATAGTATTAAAATTCTAAATAAATTAAAAAGTGAATACCTAAAAAAGCCTTTTAGCTACATTTATAATTTCACTAACAAACAGGTAAATTTTAATACCCTGCAAGCGATATTAACAGGCAATGCTGCTGCTGATTTTTTAACAGCACAATCAGAAATAAAACAAAATAATGGCGTATGGCTGGTTACTGGGAATAAAGAAAATTTAGCTTACAGATTGCTATTTAATACTTTGCTAAAAGTTAATGAAACTAACCTTAATGATGCAAAAAATGGTCAGGCATTAAAAGTTACTTATACAGATTATCAAAAATTGAATGAATTTCTTTTTCCAAGTGCTATTCAAATTAATACCCTTTCGGGAACAAAAAAAATTAACATAAACTTACAATTTACCAAAATTGACGGTAATGTTGCTTTAGATTTTCCGTTCAGTGTGCCAAAAAGATACACTTTGGTAAAATAG
- a CDS encoding lipopolysaccharide biosynthesis protein, protein MSVYKKFLGQTMVYGISTVFSRLFNFILTPIYTSVYKKGVYGIFTNMYANASLINAVLAFGMESTYFRYLNKFEDKKQEVYNNSFLCIAFVSILFLTTGLIFSNSIASYLASQPSEIADYKQYVGFFLWILFIDAICVIPFAKLRADGRPLKYSIVKFVNIGCFVGFNLIFIFVLPAIIKHNWLGANWIQSSYRFQWIGYVFVANLIASVVTLLTLIPEFLQLQLKFDKKLFSNMFSYSWPILVANLSFIVNENLDKIVLKDLLPAEIANGEVGIYGAVCKIAIFLSIFITAFRLGAEPFFFSHAKNKNAKQTYATILHYFVIALAILFVALVANIEILKFFIRKEEYWVGLPAIPYLLLGYVCLGIYMNLSIWYRLSDQTRFGLYISVIGALITIVLNIILIPKFSYMGSAWVSMLAYATMMVISYLLGQKHYPIPYNLKKILVYLILSTIIVFTSFFLFNRNIYIGNAMLIAFIAGIAYFEKDDLRKILKGTNTPV, encoded by the coding sequence TTGTCTGTATATAAAAAATTTCTTGGGCAAACTATGGTTTACGGCATTAGTACCGTATTTTCCCGATTGTTTAATTTTATCCTTACGCCTATTTATACTTCTGTTTATAAAAAAGGTGTTTACGGGATTTTCACCAATATGTATGCAAATGCATCGCTTATTAATGCGGTTTTGGCCTTTGGTATGGAGAGCACGTATTTCCGATATTTAAACAAATTTGAAGATAAAAAGCAAGAGGTCTACAACAATTCATTTCTATGTATCGCATTTGTATCTATACTTTTTTTAACGACTGGCCTTATATTTTCAAATTCAATTGCCTCATATCTAGCTTCACAACCATCAGAAATAGCTGATTACAAACAATATGTTGGTTTTTTTTTATGGATTTTATTTATCGATGCCATTTGTGTAATTCCATTTGCAAAGCTTCGTGCTGATGGAAGACCGCTAAAATACAGCATCGTTAAATTTGTAAATATTGGATGCTTCGTTGGTTTCAATCTCATTTTTATTTTTGTTTTGCCCGCAATAATAAAACACAATTGGTTAGGTGCAAACTGGATTCAATCTTCGTACCGTTTTCAATGGATCGGTTATGTATTTGTAGCAAATTTAATCGCCAGTGTGGTGACACTTTTGACGCTTATTCCGGAATTTCTACAATTGCAATTAAAGTTTGATAAAAAACTATTTTCAAACATGTTCTCTTACAGTTGGCCAATTCTAGTGGCTAACTTATCTTTTATCGTTAATGAAAACTTAGATAAAATCGTTTTAAAAGATTTGCTTCCAGCAGAAATAGCAAATGGTGAAGTTGGTATTTATGGCGCCGTTTGTAAAATCGCCATTTTCTTAAGCATATTTATCACTGCTTTCAGATTAGGCGCCGAACCCTTCTTTTTCAGTCATGCAAAAAACAAAAATGCCAAACAAACCTACGCAACCATATTACACTACTTTGTAATTGCACTTGCCATTTTGTTTGTGGCATTAGTCGCTAACATCGAAATATTAAAGTTCTTCATCCGTAAAGAAGAATACTGGGTTGGCCTACCTGCAATTCCTTATCTTTTGCTCGGCTACGTTTGTTTAGGGATTTATATGAACCTCTCTATCTGGTATAGATTATCTGATCAAACCCGTTTCGGACTATATATTTCGGTTATTGGTGCATTAATTACCATCGTTTTAAACATCATATTAATTCCGAAATTCAGTTATATGGGCTCAGCCTGGGTTTCCATGCTCGCTTATGCAACCATGATGGTAATTTCTTATCTACTAGGACAAAAACATTATCCAATTCCTTATAACCTGAAAAAAATTCTTGTCTACTTAATCCTATCTACCATCATCGTTTTTACTTCATTTTTTCTCTTCAATAGAAATATTTATATCGGAAATGCCATGCTCATTGCTTTCATAGCAGGTATTGCCTATTTTGAGAAAGATGATTTAAGAAAAATATTAAAAGGCACCAACACTCCTGTATAA
- a CDS encoding ATP-binding protein, giving the protein MAAIIQKRFFRAIGSKVIIGFLFACFALLLAWGISKFAFTKMLKTVEEISTPNDRLRIVNDLSHKIARLDQLQRDEAFNKQGNYNFLKESRGLRTTLDTLRKLYVGDSTQLVRIKSIKNLLSERDKQFVMYLKVRETLVNTKSFSNEVQKLNELVESRSKKTDSAILITETTTSTTTVAPDDKEKSGGFLAKIFGKKKSDIYKIINEEYKVRRDTLNAKAEDSIMKSMTGSLKSIEKEQRRKSQKFLKRESDLSIASNALTSQMLQILREVEGEAVAQVDLNGIQAKEVVNNGITQITAIIITFFFLTVILLYLILTDITKSNRYRKALEQAKDEAEYHGKAKQRFLSNMSHEIRTPLQSILGYAELITQQENPNKKDINAIYQSSIHLLQIVNEVLDYNRIISGEFSFSKQVFAIRKVLDEVVAVMRPLAEQKQLQLITDCNFGTVEFVKGDPFRLKQILFNILGNAVKFTLKGEIILSTSLKEQGDDLHFNFVIKDTGIGFSESNATKIFNEFEQIESPEKHIINQTGTGLGLTIVKSLIENQGGRIYVKSKPGIGTTFNIYLKYEKTDETEIDAIDLDHYEITNPGRVWVIDDDKLILDLCELIFDKNKIPFRSFNQVVEMLGEDIPSDLKFVLIDMRMPEMTGLELCHLLKKKLPSHIKFFAITAQVLPEEREMVLSEGFDGLIMKPFRAVDLLSIFDRKAILIETPELDLSSIEKMTYGDQLLLEKILNRFKQDCLDDSLELQNDILENNHDKCRLIVHRLAGRTAQMGAKTLATAFRLLEIKIADEGLNDEVKTDVLTQLKKLDVLIAFIENMEPTIIDE; this is encoded by the coding sequence ATGGCAGCTATTATTCAAAAGCGGTTTTTCAGGGCAATTGGAAGTAAAGTAATCATTGGGTTTCTATTTGCTTGTTTTGCGTTGCTTTTGGCCTGGGGGATAAGCAAATTTGCCTTTACAAAAATGTTAAAAACGGTTGAGGAAATATCAACACCAAACGACCGACTAAGAATTGTAAATGATTTATCACATAAAATTGCCAGGTTAGATCAATTACAGCGAGATGAAGCATTTAATAAGCAGGGGAATTATAATTTTTTAAAAGAATCTAGGGGATTAAGAACAACTTTAGATACGTTACGTAAATTATATGTAGGCGACTCCACTCAATTAGTCAGAATAAAATCGATTAAAAATCTATTATCTGAGCGGGATAAACAATTTGTGATGTATTTGAAAGTCAGGGAAACTTTGGTTAACACTAAATCTTTTTCTAACGAGGTGCAGAAGTTGAATGAGTTGGTGGAATCTCGATCAAAAAAAACGGACAGCGCCATATTAATAACTGAAACCACTACCTCTACCACAACGGTTGCACCAGATGATAAAGAGAAATCGGGAGGATTTTTAGCAAAGATTTTTGGAAAGAAAAAGTCAGATATCTATAAAATCATTAATGAGGAATATAAAGTTAGGCGAGATACATTGAATGCAAAAGCAGAAGATAGTATTATGAAAAGCATGACTGGCTCTTTAAAGTCTATTGAAAAAGAACAGCGGCGTAAAAGTCAGAAATTTTTAAAAAGAGAATCTGATTTATCTATCGCCAGTAACGCTTTAACAAGCCAAATGCTACAAATTTTAAGGGAGGTTGAAGGAGAGGCAGTGGCGCAAGTAGATTTAAATGGAATTCAGGCGAAAGAGGTTGTAAACAACGGAATTACACAAATAACTGCGATTATAATTACGTTCTTCTTTTTAACTGTTATTCTGCTCTATTTAATCCTAACCGATATTACCAAAAGTAATAGATACAGAAAAGCTTTAGAGCAGGCTAAAGATGAAGCTGAATATCACGGCAAAGCAAAACAGAGATTTCTTTCTAATATGAGTCATGAAATTAGAACGCCGTTGCAATCTATTTTGGGTTATGCAGAGCTGATTACTCAGCAAGAAAATCCAAATAAAAAAGATATAAACGCTATTTATCAATCTTCTATTCATTTGCTTCAAATTGTAAATGAGGTTTTAGATTACAATCGCATAATTTCTGGAGAGTTTAGTTTTAGCAAGCAGGTTTTTGCAATTCGTAAGGTTTTGGATGAAGTTGTTGCTGTTATGCGGCCGCTTGCCGAACAAAAACAATTGCAATTAATTACTGATTGTAATTTTGGAACAGTAGAATTTGTAAAAGGCGACCCTTTTAGATTAAAACAAATTTTGTTCAATATTTTAGGAAACGCCGTCAAGTTTACGTTGAAAGGCGAAATCATTTTATCTACTTCATTAAAAGAGCAAGGTGATGATTTACATTTTAACTTCGTTATAAAAGATACAGGGATTGGGTTTTCAGAAAGTAATGCCACAAAGATTTTTAATGAATTTGAACAAATAGAATCGCCAGAAAAACATATTATTAATCAAACAGGAACGGGTTTAGGTTTAACAATCGTAAAATCGTTGATTGAGAATCAAGGAGGAAGAATTTATGTTAAAAGTAAGCCAGGAATCGGCACAACTTTCAATATTTACCTTAAATATGAAAAAACTGATGAAACGGAAATTGATGCGATAGATTTGGATCATTATGAAATTACCAACCCCGGTAGGGTATGGGTAATTGATGATGATAAGTTAATTTTAGACCTCTGTGAGCTGATTTTCGATAAGAATAAAATACCTTTTAGAAGTTTTAATCAGGTTGTAGAAATGCTTGGAGAAGACATTCCTTCTGATTTAAAATTCGTTTTAATTGATATGAGGATGCCCGAAATGACAGGTTTAGAGCTCTGCCATTTGTTGAAGAAGAAGTTACCATCACATATAAAATTCTTTGCCATTACCGCTCAAGTTTTACCCGAAGAACGTGAAATGGTTTTAAGTGAGGGTTTTGATGGTTTAATTATGAAACCATTTAGGGCTGTAGATTTGTTATCGATTTTTGATCGGAAGGCGATTTTGATTGAAACTCCAGAGTTAGATTTATCATCTATAGAAAAAATGACTTATGGAGATCAACTATTGCTGGAAAAGATTTTGAATCGATTTAAGCAAGATTGTTTAGATGATTCCTTGGAACTGCAGAACGATATATTAGAGAATAACCATGATAAATGTCGTTTGATTGTACATCGCCTTGCAGGAAGAACGGCGCAAATGGGCGCAAAAACTTTAGCGACAGCTTTTAGATTGCTAGAAATTAAAATTGCTGATGAAGGTTTAAATGATGAAGTCAAAACTGATGTCTTGACACAGTTAAAGAAATTAGATGTTTTAATTGCTTTTATCGAAAATATGGAACCCACTATAATTGATGAGTAG
- a CDS encoding NAD(P)H-dependent flavin oxidoreductase, with translation MNQICSLFNIKYPIIQAGMVWCSGWKLASAVSNAGGLGIIGVGSMHPEVLKEHIQKCKLATQKPFGVNIPLLYPNIEEIINIVIAENVGIVFTSAGNPSIYTNLLKSKGITVVHVIANSKFAIKAQEAGVDAIVAEGFEAGGHNGREETTTMCLIPLIKEVVSIPIIAAGGIASGKSMLAAFALGADAVQVGSAFAVAAESSAHLDFKNRIILSAEGDTKLAMKKLVPVRLLKNEFADSVTQAEAEGADRTTLMQLLGKARAKLGMFEGDMINGELEIGQVAAMLKEIKPAAKILEEIWLEFLEAKNRLSKLDFN, from the coding sequence ATGAATCAGATTTGTAGCCTCTTCAACATAAAATATCCAATTATACAGGCAGGAATGGTTTGGTGCAGCGGATGGAAATTAGCATCAGCAGTTTCAAATGCTGGTGGTTTGGGCATTATTGGTGTGGGTTCTATGCATCCAGAAGTGTTAAAAGAACACATCCAAAAATGCAAACTCGCAACACAAAAACCTTTTGGCGTTAATATTCCATTGCTATATCCTAATATTGAGGAAATAATTAATATCGTAATTGCAGAAAACGTAGGCATTGTTTTCACTTCAGCAGGCAATCCATCAATTTATACCAATTTATTAAAATCAAAAGGAATTACTGTTGTGCATGTTATAGCGAACTCAAAGTTTGCTATAAAAGCACAGGAAGCAGGAGTAGATGCGATTGTAGCTGAGGGTTTTGAAGCTGGCGGACACAACGGCCGTGAGGAAACCACCACAATGTGCTTAATACCTTTGATTAAAGAAGTGGTTTCAATTCCGATAATTGCGGCCGGAGGAATAGCCAGTGGAAAATCAATGCTGGCCGCATTTGCGCTTGGTGCAGATGCCGTTCAGGTAGGGTCTGCCTTTGCCGTTGCAGCAGAATCATCAGCTCATCTCGATTTTAAAAATAGGATAATTTTATCCGCCGAAGGCGATACAAAACTGGCTATGAAAAAGTTGGTTCCTGTACGGTTATTGAAAAATGAATTTGCAGATTCAGTTACTCAAGCTGAAGCAGAAGGCGCTGATCGTACAACATTAATGCAGCTTTTAGGTAAAGCCAGGGCTAAACTAGGCATGTTTGAAGGAGATATGATTAATGGCGAGCTGGAAATTGGGCAAGTTGCTGCAATGCTAAAAGAAATTAAACCAGCAGCAAAAATTTTGGAAGAAATATGGCTTGAATTTTTAGAAGCAAAAAATCGCTTATCGAAATTAGATTTCAATTAA
- a CDS encoding sigma-54-dependent transcriptional regulator, protein MARILILEDDTTFAQILEGFLTKNKHEVTLITHVKHALKLIEEKEFELFLIDFRLPDGTGIDVLSHIQNLAITTPLIIMTSFNDVRTAVKSMQMGAADYITKPVNPDELLMVIKNSLSKNDSKSLIVKDIDTDFIRGKSEIADKLFEYIALVAPTDMSVIIQGESGTGKEYAARTLHEQSKRAAKPFVAIDCGALSKDLAASELFGHVKGAFTGALNDKKGQFEAADGGTLFLDEVGNLSYEVQIKLLRALQERVIQPLGSTKQIPVNVRIITATNDDLANSIQQGEFREDLFHRLNEFKIQLPALRDRGGDLELFINHFILLSNRDLERNVKGISAEAKALLLNYDWPGNLRELSNVIKRMVLLSAGDIAQIHALPDEMTIAVHQQTAPGSSFDLKAVNEQNEKTLIRDTLIRVKYNKSKAAKILNIDRKTLYAKMERYGID, encoded by the coding sequence ATGGCAAGAATTCTTATTTTAGAAGATGATACAACATTTGCTCAAATACTTGAAGGTTTTTTAACCAAAAACAAACATGAGGTTACACTCATAACTCATGTAAAACACGCTTTAAAATTAATTGAGGAAAAAGAATTTGAGCTCTTTTTAATTGATTTTCGCCTACCAGATGGAACAGGTATTGATGTGCTGTCGCACATACAAAATTTAGCGATTACAACACCGCTTATTATCATGACCAGCTTTAACGATGTTCGTACGGCTGTAAAATCCATGCAAATGGGCGCTGCAGATTACATAACAAAGCCAGTAAACCCTGATGAATTGTTAATGGTAATTAAAAATTCATTATCAAAAAATGATTCTAAAAGTTTAATTGTTAAAGATATTGATACTGATTTTATTAGAGGTAAAAGCGAAATAGCGGATAAACTTTTTGAGTATATCGCTTTAGTTGCGCCCACTGATATGTCGGTTATTATTCAAGGTGAAAGTGGTACTGGAAAGGAATATGCCGCAAGAACGTTGCACGAACAAAGCAAGCGGGCCGCAAAGCCTTTTGTTGCTATAGATTGCGGTGCTTTATCAAAAGATTTGGCAGCTAGCGAATTATTTGGCCATGTAAAAGGTGCTTTCACCGGTGCATTGAATGATAAAAAAGGCCAATTTGAAGCTGCAGATGGTGGAACATTATTCTTAGATGAGGTTGGAAATTTAAGTTACGAAGTTCAGATTAAGCTTCTTCGTGCCCTTCAGGAACGGGTTATTCAACCTTTAGGCAGCACAAAGCAAATCCCGGTAAATGTTCGGATCATCACAGCAACAAATGATGATTTGGCAAATAGCATTCAGCAAGGCGAATTTAGAGAAGATTTATTCCACCGTTTAAATGAATTTAAAATTCAACTACCTGCTTTAAGAGATCGAGGGGGAGATTTAGAATTATTTATCAATCATTTTATCTTGCTTTCAAACCGCGATTTAGAAAGAAATGTAAAAGGTATTTCTGCCGAAGCAAAAGCTTTATTGCTGAATTATGATTGGCCAGGGAATTTGAGGGAACTTAGTAATGTAATTAAACGAATGGTATTGCTCAGCGCTGGAGATATTGCTCAAATACATGCGCTACCAGATGAAATGACCATTGCAGTTCATCAACAAACAGCACCTGGCAGCTCATTTGATTTGAAAGCTGTTAATGAGCAGAATGAGAAAACATTAATTCGAGATACCTTAATCCGAGTAAAATATAATAAATCAAAGGCTGCGAAGATTTTAAATATTGATCGTAAAACCCTTTACGCAAAAATGGAACGTTATGGGATTGATTAA